In the genome of Desulfuromonas sp. DDH964, one region contains:
- a CDS encoding 6-phosphofructokinase: MASKGTIGILTGGGDVPGLNPAIRAITIRALREGYRVLGIRRGWAGLVELVPDPHADNSACVQELTQDIVNRAGRTGGTFLHTSRTRPSHLPKANLPAHLRDRYAADINDVTPDVLKQIEFLGLDFLIPIGGDDTLSYAQRLHEEGVKVVAIPKTMDNDVPGTDYCIGFSTCVTRTIELTHRLRTSAGSHERYLVIEVFGRYAGFSALLPTMAGAADRCIIPEHDFDIEKLAELLTEDRNRHPSKYSVVLVSEGAKMRHQQGMSFEGEEVDQYGHRKLGGIGDQVSVLLKELSPKYNNGRRINVLNQRLGYLVRSGDPDALDSIVPMAFGNMALDLVLAGTSGRLVSIHNGSYDTVPITIVTGQKKVVDVAKYYSVDRLRPKYDSFLRQPLFIMTSDS; the protein is encoded by the coding sequence ATGGCCAGCAAGGGAACCATCGGCATCCTGACCGGCGGCGGCGACGTCCCCGGCCTCAACCCGGCGATCCGCGCCATCACCATCCGCGCCCTGCGCGAAGGCTACCGGGTCCTCGGCATCCGCCGCGGCTGGGCGGGGCTGGTGGAACTGGTCCCCGACCCACACGCCGACAACAGCGCCTGCGTGCAGGAACTGACCCAGGATATCGTCAACCGCGCCGGGCGCACCGGCGGCACCTTCCTGCACACCTCGCGCACCCGGCCGAGCCACCTCCCCAAAGCCAACCTCCCCGCGCACCTGCGCGACAGGTACGCCGCCGACATCAACGATGTCACCCCTGACGTTTTGAAGCAGATCGAGTTTCTCGGCCTCGACTTTCTGATCCCGATCGGCGGCGACGATACCCTCAGCTATGCCCAGCGTCTCCACGAGGAGGGGGTCAAGGTGGTCGCCATCCCCAAGACGATGGACAATGACGTCCCCGGCACCGACTACTGCATCGGCTTCTCGACCTGCGTCACCCGCACCATCGAGTTGACCCACCGCCTGCGCACCTCGGCCGGCAGCCATGAACGCTACCTGGTGATCGAGGTCTTCGGCCGTTACGCCGGCTTCAGCGCCCTGCTGCCGACCATGGCCGGGGCGGCCGACCGCTGCATCATCCCCGAGCACGATTTCGACATCGAAAAACTTGCCGAACTCCTCACCGAGGACCGCAACCGCCACCCGAGCAAGTACTCGGTGGTGCTGGTCTCGGAAGGGGCGAAGATGCGCCACCAGCAGGGGATGAGTTTCGAAGGGGAGGAGGTCGACCAGTACGGTCACCGCAAGCTCGGTGGCATCGGCGACCAGGTTTCGGTCCTGCTCAAGGAGCTCTCGCCCAAATACAACAACGGCCGGCGCATCAACGTCCTCAACCAGCGCCTCGGCTACCTGGTCCGCAGCGGCGATCCCGACGCCCTCGACTCGATCGTGCCGATGGCTTTCGGCAACATGGCCCTCGACCTGGTCCTCGCCGGCACCTCGGGGCGGCTGGTGAGTATTCACAATGGCAGCTACGACACGGTGCCGATCACCATCGTCACCGGCCAGAAGAAGGTGGTCGACGTCGCCAAATATTACAGCGTCGACCGGCTGCGACCGAAGTACGATTCCTTCCTGCGCCAGCCCCTCTTCATCATGACCAGCGACAGCTGA
- a CDS encoding DoxX family protein, whose amino-acid sequence MRDSAFPASWAPPLLSVMRAIVGFLFLQHGGQKLFNLPVAMPGPPPELFSLIGLAGVLELGGGLLLLVGLFTRWTAFILSGQMAFAYFMVHAGKGFWPLANQGELAVFYCFVFLYLAAAGGGSWSLDRLRIK is encoded by the coding sequence ATGCGAGATTCCGCTTTCCCGGCATCCTGGGCACCACCGCTGTTAAGCGTCATGCGTGCTATCGTCGGTTTTCTCTTCCTCCAGCACGGCGGGCAGAAACTCTTCAACCTTCCTGTCGCCATGCCCGGTCCGCCCCCTGAACTCTTTTCGCTGATCGGCCTGGCCGGTGTGCTCGAACTCGGCGGCGGCCTGCTGCTGCTCGTCGGGCTCTTCACCCGCTGGACCGCCTTCATCCTCTCGGGGCAGATGGCCTTCGCCTATTTCATGGTCCATGCCGGCAAGGGGTTCTGGCCTCTCGCCAACCAGGGAGAACTGGCGGTCTTCTACTGCTTCGTCTTCCTCTACCTGGCGGCCGCCGGAGGCGGCTCCTGGAGCCTCGACCGGCTCCGAATAAAGTGA